The Brassica napus cultivar Da-Ae chromosome C7, Da-Ae, whole genome shotgun sequence genomic interval GATGCGATGAGAGATGGGAACATTAAACCCAACCCAACCACGAAACTTGTCCCTGTATGTTTCCTCCATACTTCTCATCCAGCTTTCACATTTAGGGTCACCTGAACCAAGCATGACCTGCAAGAAAATAGGACATGACAACATGTGTAATCACAGCAGCAGTCACTTGGGTTCACACttaaatacttttaaaagaCTCACTTACGAATTGAATGTCATCCACCATGAGATCAGGACCAGCAGTTTGGATCAGATCAATGCCCTTCTGGTAATCAAGTCTTCCTATAAACCCAATCTGTAAAAAAGAAGTTAAGACAAGACAATCAACATGAGTCTTAACTATAAGACAAAACAGAAGAAGCAAAATAATTTGGCTTATGAAACCACACCATAGGACATTCAGGCCTGATGGGGAGACCCAGCTCCTTTTGTAGTGCCATCTTGCATTTGACCTGCAATCACCAAAAGGTCAATATCACCATTACTTTGGCACCTCTCTACATAAGAGAAGTTTCACATCACCTTGTTGGAGTAATCATCAAGAGAGTAATGGAAAGGAATGTGTTCATCCTTGGACGGATCCCACTCATCAATATTGATTCCATTAGTGATCCCTGATAAGCATCGCCATTACATCATCTCccccaaaaaaaatgttttattttgtaaaagatGAGGTATAGTAAGGGTACCATTAATAACACTCTTCCGACTAGAAAGCAAATCTTGAAGACCATATCCACCTTCAACAGTAGTGATTTCCCATGCATATCCCTGAAAAGAGGAGGACAAGAGAATCATCAACATTAGTGAAAGTGGTCACTAGCAATTAAGGGATTGTGTTTCCAAAAGAGTCATCACCTGGCTCACGGTAATGATACGGTCAGAGGTTACAATAGCACCCTTGAGAACATTAACCGCTTCACCGGTGTCTAGAGCATGTGTTCTCGCCCATGTTGGAAACACCCACCCCACCGCTCCATACCATTCAGAAGGCAATCCCAAGTTGCTGTAACTAGCTGCTGGCTCCACTCCCTAGTCAAACACAGTACaacaacacaaacaaaaacaactGATTACGGTATGCTAGCAAAAGGGCATTATGCCAAGAGAAATACTATAGGCTTCTCACCTGATGAGCGAGGTTATGGATGATCAGGATGCTTCTTGCATCTTTATAAACTCCGTATGGGCGATACTTTGCAGCCAAGAGTCTGGAATCAAAGCAGATACACACGATATAAGTTGATGTTCAAAGATAAATCTTATAGGTAAAGAGAATGAGGAAAGCGTTTACATGGGAACAAGTCCGGCATGCCAGTCATTGACAAGGAAGAGAGACTTCTCTCCATAAGTGAACCCTCCAAGAGGCAGCACGAGAGGAGCCTCACACGCCGCATGGCATAGTAAAGTGAACCGAAACTGATTATCACCAAAGGCTCCTTTACTATCTCCGTAAGGATTACCAGGTCTATGGTAAGACTGATGATCAATAAAAAcctgtaaaaaaaaagtaaccaaAAAGCAATGAGAAAAGATTTATCAAAACtccacaaaaaaaatctatgcaAGAAGAGGGTTACCCAATCAACACCGTCTCTATACTCATGATAGAAGGAAACTTCTTGAGAGCCGCCAAAGCAATGAACGGTGACACGGACCCCCAAGTCCTTAGCCCGGGAGTAGTTTTTGTCAGCAGAGGTTCCGTTCAGGTAGCGAGGAGAGATGACCATGACACGGTGCCCACGTCCAGCTAGAGCTATCGGCAAAGAGCCACAGACATCTCCTAGACCTCCTGTCTTGGAGTAAGGAGCAGCTTCGGAAGTAACGAAAACGAGGTTGTTGATCACTTCGGCTTTGACGGTCGTGTATTCGATTTCTGCAGCTCCTTCTTCAACAGCTCTGTTGCCAGGTACACCAAAGTCAGCCATCTCGGATTCATCAGTAGCGTCTGTGTTCTCTTCTTGATGTGTAGCTTCTTTTGTTGTGTTAGTGCTGATGATCTGTTGATCACCTGTGCAAGAGAAGAAAACACTGAGCTCAGCTTCTTAATTCTAAACCAAGTTTGCTACTTTTATATCTGAAAGTTTGAAGATTAATGATTCTGAAGAGGACTACAAAGCAAATTCTCAAGAGAATCATTctcatttgaaaaaaaactgaaaccatattatatacacAAGTGTGAATAAATAAACTGTTAATCCAAAAAGAAAGACTAATGAATAAATCAAAtcaagaattaaaaaataaaataaaccaaatcaaatcaaacataAAGTTTGATACTTTATATCACAAACTTTGAAGATCAGTGATTCTGAAATTTGAGAGAAGCTCTGAATCTGAGAACTATTCACATTGGACAAAATGAaaccatatattatatatacacaacagttaattacaaaataaaataaaaaacaaaagtagTACCAGGAGGAGCGAGCTGAAAGCCGAGAAGAGAGGCAGAGGAAGCGCCGGAGCCATCTCTGTCAGAGTCAGTGATCTCATCAGTTTCAGACTCTCCAGACAAGGTGGAACAGCGGAGCAACAAGGGCCGTCCGATGCTGATTCTCCGCCGGGAACGAGGGAAACCGAGGCTACAGATCGGACGGATGCAGCCGGTCCGGTTGAATCCCGCCACGAACCTAACCGAGCCGCCGCTGATCTGGAGGGAAGCCATTGATAGATGACTGAGAAAAGGAATTGACGACAAACAATGCTGAGAAGGGGTTTTTCGGATATTCCGCTCGTTCGATTGAAACCACCTGTGGCCTATCTACTACGGAAAGAATCCTTCCACCTTCGCCGACATGCTTCCaaaactcctttttttttaaaaaaaagttaccaCAGAGTTTACTTCTTGTccgaatattttaaaaaaaaaaacaatttaaaaaaaaaaaatctcaaaaggaCTAAACTTTCGGTATCTTCTCGAATTGAAACATAATCaaattcaatttctttttcGAACTCGAACCAAGCGAAAATTCTGAAAATTGTTTGGAGGTTAGAACTACATCAATAAAAGTTTCACTccagtattttaatatttttatttccccAAGGATCTATCAGAAAAAGCGCGAAAATTAAGGACGACTAGAAAGATCGCAATCACACTTCATGTGAAACTAAAGCCTCACGTTTCGCCACGTGGAGTTTAGTGGGGCTCCACTATTTCAGGTGACTGAAACTCGGATTTGGgctaaaactaattttaaagcATTGGGCTATAagtttttagtttattattagATATGGGCTTAGTTTGTGAAGTGCAAAATATAGGCCTCGTTATTTGTTTAATGGGCTACATACCAGTTGTTGTTCTTTCTACACGTTTTGAATATGGATAATTCATATTAGTTAACGACCAACTAACTGTAGAGTTTGGTACACCACCCTGTCATTATGCGTTGTCTTAGCGAGTTGACCACACATTCTAAGAATTTTAATTGTATGTGAGATTCTTTTTTCATTTCGTGCGACTCATGTTACAATCACGTTACATGGTGAGTTCTAATCACAGATGTGAGAACTATATTGGGTAAATGGTAATTCCAGTATTTATAACACTTTTTTTTcttgctaaaaatatttagaacaCTTTCTACTGCCAAGAGAATGTTTAATCTTTTCTTTTAGCATAATGTACatattttcttgaaattttATAGCTAACGTAAGCTTAAATTGATTCGTATTTGTACATTTTCTACTCCTAAGTGATATGTATCAACTCATAAAAATCCAAAAGAAATAACTTacgaagaaaataaaaaagatccAAAAGATGTTCGTTATAggataataacaaaatatttaacgCCTCGTGCTTCCCTCGTGGGaattatttatgttatatactatataagataaaagatgATTCGAGAGGACAAAAGAAAAAGTTGCAAAAGCTGAATTCTCCTTTTATATCTGTGGCATTGGTTTCATTACATTGGTGGTGTGTCTATATGGACCGACCAGCTGACGGAAGCAAGTTTGGGGAGAGAGGTGAAATCGTAGATGCAGATTTCTTGGTGGGTCTTCTCGACACCTTCAGATTTGGCAAATATAATCTTCCCGCCATAAAAAATGTGTTAAATGCGCCAGCAAAGGTTACATCGGCGACGGAGCAGCAGGACAAGACCACCGAGAAGCAGGATGATGGATCTCAAGGTATTTTTAGTCAACTTGTCCTTTtcatttacgtttttttttttttttttacagcgaTGGTGCTTTTAGATATCTTTAATTTCCAATTGCGTCTAgtattttttgaatttgcaAATTACACCTAGTTTTTCTTAACAGGACAAAATCCTGCATAACCGGTAGACCAAACTTTCGTTTATTTTGTGGTCTGATTAGGTCTCGTAGGGGACGCGTCTGTTCGTGAAAGCATAGGATCGGTATCTTCCAGTTCGGATCCAGTAATACTGGATGATATGAGCGAAACCGGTTCAAATAATGTACCTGTTTGAAACGAAGAAACCGGTTCACCTAACGAACCCGTTTCAAACGAAGAATCCGGTTATAATTGGTTGGAGTCGAACTCCACAAACTTACCCAGTGTAGAGAATGAAAGGCACCATAACGAAGACGAAGGTGAGatagtagaagaagaaaaagaaaaagaaaaagacaaagacaaagacaaagacaaagaagaagaagaagaagaagaagaaaaagacgaAAATAAAAACAGCGAGAGAACATCATCTGACTCGGAAGAAAAATCAAACCTAGAGACATTGCTTGCGATACAAGAAAAGTACGAGCTTTACTGTCCAAGCTGTAGCTCTTGTATCACCAGGAAAGTGATTCTTAGGAAAAAAGAACATGGGAAGCTCGTTGATGAATCAAGCGACATCGAGGAGATTGAACCACATGTTAAGGTGCATACCCCTAAGAAGCTTATAACTGAGAATGAAGATCAAGAATATAAAGAGGAGGGTTATCTCTTCGCTTGCTTGGCCTGCCTAAAGTACTACATCAGATTAGGTAAAATCAATCTGTTTCTAAACTTTTTTCTTCTCATATTAATCTTAATACTTTTAGAACGTGACCCCTGTTCTTAATACTAAATTTCAGGAACCAGGTTCTTACGACGAGATGATGAGCCAGGTACGTTATCATGAATTGAAAGAAACATATTATTAACAATGACacacaatttttatttattttgggtaTAAATGTCATCTAATTTTATTGAACTGTATAAGCATCACACTATCTACAATTGTATGCAGTTGAAGTACTTTTAGAGTCTAGGGAGAGTAGTAACACCACAGAATCAGAATCACCGCCTCAAAATAAACTGGACCGTGAAAGATTCCTCGTTGAGCTATTGAAGAGCACTGTCTACGGCGGTTTAACCGAGACCATCACCAGCCTCGTCGTTGTATCTTCCGCCTCTGCCTCCGGATCCTCCACCGGTATGCACCAGTCATCTTATTGGTCTTTATTCTACATGATGATTAGTAACATAAAGTTGATAAGAAAAAATGATTAGTAACATAAATAAATGATCTAATCTATGAAACTTTGATTGTTTCAGAGAATATCTTGGCTCTTGCGGTCGCAAATTTAGCCGGTGGTCTCATCGTCCTTGCTCAAAACGTAATAAACGACTATAAACCCTTACGTTAATTAACCGGTATCTTGATTTTAACCGGTTCTGGTTTATTCTTGCAGCTACAAGATCTAAGAAACAGTTCAGATCAAGAGAAAGATCGGTACAATGAGTTGTTAGGGAGACGTGACAATATCCGGTTGCATGTACTAGTAGCGGTCCTGTCTTACGTTTTCTTCGGCCTAATTGCTCCGCTGGTTTACGCATTTTCCTTCTACCAAACCGGAATCAAGAACTACAAGCTCGTCTCGGGTTTCTCGGTTTCTTTGGTTTGCGCAATCATGCTCGGTATGATCAAGGTCTACGTCCGCAAACCGAT includes:
- the LOC106415281 gene encoding starch synthase 1, chloroplastic/amyloplastic, whose protein sequence is MASLQISGGSVRFVAGFNRTGCIRPICSLGFPRSRRRISIGRPLLLRCSTLSGESETDEITDSDRDGSGASSASLLGFQLAPPGDQQIISTNTTKEATHQEENTDATDESEMADFGVPGNRAVEEGAAEIEYTTVKAEVINNLVFVTSEAAPYSKTGGLGDVCGSLPIALAGRGHRVMVISPRYLNGTSADKNYSRAKDLGVRVTVHCFGGSQEVSFYHEYRDGVDWVFIDHQSYHRPGNPYGDSKGAFGDNQFRFTLLCHAACEAPLVLPLGGFTYGEKSLFLVNDWHAGLVPILLAAKYRPYGVYKDARSILIIHNLAHQGVEPAASYSNLGLPSEWYGAVGWVFPTWARTHALDTGEAVNVLKGAIVTSDRIITVSQGYAWEITTVEGGYGLQDLLSSRKSVINGITNGINIDEWDPSKDEHIPFHYSLDDYSNKVKCKMALQKELGLPIRPECPMIGFIGRLDYQKGIDLIQTAGPDLMVDDIQFVMLGSGDPKCESWMRSMEETYRDKFRGWVGFNVPISHRITAGCDILLMPSRFEPCGLNQLYAMRYGTIPVVHATGGLRDTVENFNPYAEGGAGAGTGWVFSPLSKDSMVSALRLSAATYREYKESWEGLMRRGMSRNYSWENAAVQYEQVFQWVFMDRPYIN